Proteins encoded in a region of the Megalops cyprinoides isolate fMegCyp1 chromosome 3, fMegCyp1.pri, whole genome shotgun sequence genome:
- the LOC118774096 gene encoding ras-related protein Rab-39B-like translates to MEAIWIYQFRLIVIGDSTVGKSCLLRRFTEGKFTDVSDPTVGVDFFARLVEIEPGKRIKLQLWDTAGQERFRSITRSYYRNSVGGLLVFDLTNRRSFEHLKDWLEEAKMHVQPFQIVFLLVGHKCDLVQLRQVTREEAEKVALAFGMKYIETSAKDSVNVEESFTILTRDIYERVKRGEISIEEDWEGVKSGFVPNVVHSSEEAVKPGRRCLC, encoded by the exons ATGGAAGCAATTTGGATTTACCAGTTCAGACTAATTGTAATTGGGGACTCGACGGTGGGGAAATCATGTTTGCTGCGTCGCTTTACTGAGGGGAAGTTTACCGATGTCTCCGACCCGACGGTGGGGGTAGACTTCTTCGCCCGCCTGGTGGAGATCGAACCAGGAAAGCGTATCAAACTTCAACTCTGGGATACAGCAGGCCAGGAAAGGTTCAG ATCCATAACACGCTCTTACTACCGCAATTCAGTGGGAGGATTGTTGGTCTTTGATCTGACAAACCGACGATCGTTTGAACACCTTAAAGACTGGTTGGAGGAGGCAAAGATGCACGTACAACCCTTTCAGATAGTATTCCTATTGGTGGGCCACAAGTGCGACCTTGTGCAACTGCGGCAGGTGACACGCGAGGAAGCTGAGAAAGTGGCATTGGCCTTCGGCATGAAGTACATCGAGACCTCAGCAAAAGATTCTGTGAATGTGGAAGAGTCTTTCACCATCCTAACCAGGGACATCTATGAACGGGTGAAAAGAGGCGAGATAAGCATTGAAGAGGACTGGGAAGGCGTGAAAAGTGGATTCGTCCCAAATGTTGTCCACTCTTCAGAAGAAGCGGTAAAACCTGGTCGACGGTGCCTGTGCTAG